The window TCTTGATCAGATCAGAATGTGATTTACAGGTGCGTTAAATCTTGAAACAATCTCAAATGAATCAATCTTGACTGATTCCATTATTTTTCTTGCTTTGATGCAGTGAAGCAGAGACCACTTCCTTCTTCCTCTGCCTTGATCAAGGTTAGTACTAGTCCCATGTTCCGGTTTGATTTCCTTTCGTTGTTCTGATACAGTAAGAGTCAAAACTTGTTATCAAGGCTTATGATCCAGGAACTTAAACTTGTTTTCAACCTAAACTGAAGTCCCAGTTTTATTTGTGTGTGATACAGAACAGTAGGTACGAATGAATAGATTCCCATTTTCTTCACTTTTCTATTTATGCTCAATTCCCATACTTTGTCCAGTAGGGTATAAATAATTTGAAGAAGATTAAGTAGAAAGAAAAGGACCAACATGAAACCATCAGTCCAAACAAAACAGAGGCCAGACAACAGTAATCAGAGGCCTAACTGTGAACTTAATTTATGATGCATCAGAAAAAAATTGTATGAAGATAAGTTGTGAACTCCCAAGCTAGCTAATCAGATCAATACTTTGAAGGCTTTGAAGGCTAGCTATTATGTGAAACGAAAGCAGAAGATGAAGAAAAACAAAGAAAAAAAATTTAATTTAATTTACCCCACTGTGGTTTAGAGGTGAATTCATGTTAGTTCCTAAACTTTCAATTTCATCAGATTACTCCCAAGCTCTTGTTTTTTTGTCTGCCGTCTCCTATCACTCATGCTCCATCCAATTGGGACATTGAAATTGATGAGGTCTGATGATGTTTGAGGGTTGAGAAGCTAAATTACCAGAAAAACAAGAGCTCAGGGGGTAAACTGATGAAATTAAAAGTTTAGGGACTAACATGAATTCACCTCTAAATCACAATGGAGTAAACTGAATTTAATTCAAGAAAGAAAGTGCAGAGGACTTTGAAGGCTACATTGTGCAATCTTCATTAAGCGAGAAGTGAAAGTTACAAGAGTGCATATAGATATAAGTTGAAATAATGAAATTTCAGAACTATCACTTCTCTAATATACTCCCACACTGCAAACAAGAAATGCCTCAAAACTTAAAACCATTTCAAAAATCCATCAAAAGTAATCAATTTAACTTTAGAATTAAATTCAGTTTACCCCATAAATCTTTGGTGCCAAAATCAGTTCAGTCCTGTAACTTTTTTTTTTTTTAAATTCAGTTCGCTCCTTCAACTTTCGTAAACACATCAGTCAGTCCAATTTTTAAATCAGTTCGTCTCTTCAACTTTTGTAAACACATCAGCTCGAAACACAAACCTAAGAAAGAAATACATTATAACGAGATCTTGTAGCACTTACCAATGAGGCCCTATTGATTAGAATGACAGAAGAAATCAATTATAGACACTAATATAATTAGATCTGCTATTCATTGACAAGCTTGGGATTTGCGATCCCAAGTAATATCGGTATAACATAATGCGTAAGGACAACATGATGTTAGCCCCAATACTGCTCTAAAAAGGAAGAGATAAGGACTAAGTTCCGAATCCCCTCTGCCGCCTTGTGTTTCTCGGCTGCCTCCTATGCTGAATGTCTCTAGCTACAAACCAGTCATGGTTCTTGTCTGTCCAAAAGTGCCTCCCAACTACTCCAACTATTAGACCAGTAACAACTCCTGGCAGTACCATAAACCAATCTAGCTCAATTTGAAACTCAGAGTCTTCATCTTGTTCAAAGGTTGTTTGAGGTGTTGCTCTCTCGGAATCTTCACATTTCTTTGGCAGAGGTTTTCCACACACACCTGAGTTTCCTTGGTATATTTTCTCATGGAATGTATCAAATTGTTGACCAAGTGGGATAGGACCATAAAGCCGATTGTGGGATACGTTGAAGTGTGCAAGGAATGTCAGTTGTGCTAGATCACTGGGGATCTTTCCTGAGAGCTGATTTTGGAAGAGCCATTAAGTTCCTCAAAGAAGAGGGGACGGGACCAGTGAGAGTGTTGTTGGAAAGACTGAGCAGATTAAGCGCTCTTAGGTTCCCAATGATACCTGGAATCTCTCCTTCAAATCTGTTACTTGAGAAGTCTATGAGCCTCAGAAGATAAGGGGTCTTGAAATACTTCAATTTGACACCTTTGCTGAAAACTGTAATCGTGTAATCATAGTAGACCGAGTCTGAATTCAACCCTTTGAAGTTGACGTGGGATTGGAAGTATTTTCTCTCTTTTGCATCAACAGATTTCATGGAATTCCAGTTCTCTATGTAGTCGGAGGGCAACATACCTTAAAATTCATTGCTAGATAAATCAATGATGGACAGCCCAGAAAACTCTTGAGTACTTGCCGGCTTCTCAATTATGCCATGAAATGCATTGGACCACAAACTGAGAACTTTTCATTGTTGAAGCACTCCTAACCAAGCTGGGAAAGTATCACTGATCTGATTATTTCCCACATTAAGAAACATCAAGTCAGGACAATGGGCAATTGATCTTGGTAGCTTCCTTTGTAGCTGATTATAACTTAAGTCAATCCCTTCTAACCAGCTGCATGTGTTAGAACCCATTCGAGGAATATCCCCGTGAAAAGAATTGTTCCACAGTTTCAATAGCTGAAGAACTCCGAAATTCTCAAAGCATTGGGGAATTATGCCATTCAGGTTGTTGTTAGACAAATCAAGAATAGTTAGGTTCACCGTGTTGTAGAATGTTGCTGGAATTTCTCCTGCATATTCATTGCTTGAAACAGAATATATATGCAGTGTCGACGCTGGAACTGGCAGTGATCCTCGTAACATGTTAGAGTTGAGCTCTAAAGTGATTAACCGAGCCCATGGAAGAATGACTGGATTTCCTTCAAATCCAGTTAAGCAGTTGTGAGAGAGGTTGAGATTCAACAAAGTTTCACTAGTTGAGTTCCACAACCATTTTGGTATTTGGTCCTGAAGATTGTTGTTAGACAGATCAAGTTGCCACAGTCCACTACTATATTTCAAAAATTCTGGAAAATCTGTTAAGTTGCATGAACCCAATCCTAGTTCTTTAAGCTCTGGAGCAGTAAATCCAGTTTTGAAATCCACAGATAACTTCTTGAACGACAAACTAAGTCCCTTCAACTTTTCGAGCTTGGAGAACTCATCCAATACAACAGACCCACTCAAGTTATTTGAGTCGAGGTGTATATATTCAAGATTTCTAAGCTCGAATAGTGACCTGGGAGTTTCTCCTTGCAGATTGTTCGAGTGTATGTCTAAAAAAGTTAACTGGGTCAACTACCCATGGCAAGATGGGATTCGACCAGTTATTTGGTTGAAGCCCAAGTATAACTCTGAAAGTTGTGTCACGTTAGCCAAACAACATGGGAGTTCACCAGTTATTTGATTCATGAGCAAGTATAATTTTGAAAGTTGAGTCAGACTAACCAAAGAACATGGGATTGCAGCAGTTATTTGATTTTCACTCAAGTCTAATTGCTTAAGTTGCGTATGATTAGCCAAAAAATCTGGGAAATCTCCCCTTAAGTTGCTTGAACGAAGGGTCAAGTAGTTAAGTTTGGTTAGCTTTCCAACCCAAGACCAGGAATCAGTAACTTGGCCACTGAAAGTACTCGAGTCGAAAAAAGAAGAAATATCAAGGAAATTTAGCTCGGTAAGGTTGGAAAGTGAAGATGGAACATGGGGATAAAACAGACATTATGCTATGTTCAACACATTTAAGGCACGAAGGTTTTCGATTGAAGCTGGTAGATGACCAGAGAAATGGCTGTGGAAAATATTGAGTACCTTCAAGGGACTGCTCTTGTTAAACGTATCAGGAAAATAGCCTTTTAAATCCTCTTTAGAGCACAAATCAAGTACTTGCAAGTTTGGTAGGTGGAAAATGCCTACTGGGAACTGCCCCTCCAAATTACATGCTCCAAGAACGAGAGATGTCAGAGAAGACGCATTCACCAATGTGCTAGGCACTGTCGAGGATATATCTACCCAACTAAGATGAAGTTGTTTTATGTGGGTTAAGTTCTGAACTAGGCTTCCGAAGTTGGCCATTTTGAGATGAGACTCGTAAGTAGTAGACAGATCAAGGGCAGACAGCTTGGATAGATATGAAATTTCTGATGGGATTTGGCCAGAAAATGAAGACATTGAAAGGTTGAGATAAGTTAGACTAGTAAGAGCATCGCCTAACCTGGATGGTATTTGAGAGAAGCTGAAGTTATTGTCTGAGAGGTCAAGCCTCTGCAACTGAACAATTTGAAAAAGACTGCTGCTGGAGTTGATGGAACCATGAAGATAGCTGCTGGCAAGGTCAAGGCCAACAACATTGTTAGGACCCACCCCGAATTTCACCTTGAAATCCGAGGTAAATCCTGCGGGGTCCACCTTCAAGGAAAATTTACCGAAAATTCAGCATAACCTTCTTTGAAAATGGACTAACTTAACACTTCTATAATCAAACATCTATCCTCATCTCCTGGAGCCTTCCTGCTCTCCAAGTTCATCAAAACTCCCAATAACAATTTTTCTCATCTAACAATTCCACAACCAACAACAAAGACATTTAATAAGCTACTACTGGACTTTCAGCGCATATCTAATGATGAATGAAAACAATGAAAACGAATAAGCGGAAGCAGCCTTTAACTATGCCTCAACTCCATGTACGCTCGTCCTCAAATAACTTAGCCTGCAAACTGGGCATTTATAAACCAAAGGGCCCAGGGGAAAGTAATTTAAAAACGTTAAAGTGAGTGGACGAAAATAAATTCAATAACTTAACAATTATAAAACTTATATACTTTCCCACTTTTTAACTTTTAAAACTTAAAAGCATGCAACTTAAACGTCTTTAAAACTTTAAATCCAAAATCACTTAATAAAGGACAGATCAGCCCCGCTGGTTAGTTAAAACAGAAATCTCATAAGAGGAGATAAACCAGCCCCGTTGGTTAATCAAATATATTATTGAGAAGAATAAAATAGGGGAAGAGTTATCACCATGAAAAAGGAGCCTCCCAGGCTCGGGTCGATGCCTCCCAGGCTATAATAGCGTCTCACGCTAAGCGCTCAACTCACATATGATAAGGACCACTAAATAAAGCTATAATAGCGTCCCGCGCTAAGTGCTCAACTCATATATGATGAGGACCACTAATAAGGCTAGCTAACTAATAAATATAAATACCGATCGGTTGCCTCCCAGGCTATAATAGCGACTCACATATGATGAGGACCGCTAATAAGGTTAGCTAGCATTAATCAAGATAAACGACCCTATAATATGGTGACTAAAACATACGAAGTCTCTAAAATCCATTAAACTTCCCCAATAACAAATGAATGGTACGGTTCCCAACCGTATTTGAAAATCATCATAAGAAATTTTACTAAAACTCAATGACGTGTCTCACACGTCAAAATATTCTCGAAACCATTTTATAGCGAGATTTCAATATCAAATATAAATCATAAATAACAATATCTCCACTCGAAAATACTCGCTAAAATATTCTCAAAGTCAAACTCATTATGCCTTAAATAAACAATTAAATTATGAGGAGAACTACCGACAGTCCCATTTTCGGTAATCATTTATAAAAATCAAAGTCAAGATCGATGTTCCACCAATGATTTCGAGAATTAAAAATAGGAAACTACCGAAAATCCCATTTTCGGAAATCTTATATAAATCTCAAAATCCACCATTAAAACCATTTAATGAAATCCGGAATTTATAAAAATATCCAAACTCAAATATCAAAATAATAATCCGAGCTCAACTCCATAAATCATGACCAACACTTAATAAATGCACCAAACTCAAATAATTTTCAAGCTCATCTCATGAACTGAAAAATTATATTATATGCTCGGAAAATAAAATGATAGATTATAAAATCTTGCATGCATACTTATTTTTAAAACCAAAATGTCCACTCACAAATTTAGGCATAAGCCCAACGATAACCGCAACGCCACTCAAGCGAGGTTCTTTTCGCATCCTGGCACAACAACCATGCTTAGAACCAAACTTCAATTCCAGAAAATAAATACGTGAATTAAAATATCTAACTCTCCTCTGTTTAACCCTCTACTCTTAATAGGGTTAAACTCGCCGGATTCACACCAAACTCCACCACAACCTTAATTCATCAATTCTAACATTCTATAATAAATACCAAGGAAATCCAACGGTCGGATTTTCATTCTAATAACCGGCATTTTCTCCAATCTCCGAAAAATTCCAAACCTAACCAAAACTCATCCAAAAATTCTAAAATATACTTCAATCAACTCCTCTTATTAAAACCATCTGAAAAACATGAAAAACTGCTCTTAAGGGGCGGCGGCGGCGGCGGCGGGCAGCCGTTTTCCGGCGACCTCCAATGCTTCTCAAATTTTCACAGAATATTCCTCTCATCATGCTCAACAACATTCATAACTAGCACTTAGTCCATTTCTAAAGCTAACTAGGGCAATCAAACCAAAACATCCATAAATCCCTAAAACTTCAATTATACATTTCTCTATAACCACAACGAGATAGACTAATTCCTTTTGAGGGATTACTCACCTTGATGAGGGCTACAAGATGAGCCTAAGATTTCGACCTATGGCGGCCGGAGGTGGGATTTCCGGCAAAAAGCTTCCCGGCGTCTCCGGCAGGTTTTCTCCTCTTCCGGCGGGCTAACGGCTGGGGGCTAGGCCGGGTTGGGAGAGGAGGTGGCGGGGGGTCCGGGCAGAGGTGGTCCGGCAGTCCCTGGCGGCCAGACGGCAGCGGACAGAGGCTCTTCTCCGGCGGGTCAAGTTGCACGGGTGAGGGAGGGAGAGAAAGTGACGGTGAGGGAGAGAGGGAGAGAGAGGAAATGAGGGGGAAGGGTTTTGGGCTGCTCCATAGCCGGCCCAGCTATAAACCCAACCAAAAAATAATACCCATTAATAATTACCCCCTTTCTGCAACTCAAAATTTACTCTTTTAATAATAACTTTTTCATGCTAACTCCGATTTTAACACATAGCATGTCTACGAACTCGTATTAACGTCCTCTACAACTTTCATGAAGAAAGTTTCCCCAAATTCCAAATGGAAAAGAAAGTCAACTTTAGGGTACTTAAGGGGTAACCGGTTACTTAACACAGTAAAAGACCAAAATAATACCAAAGTAAATAACCGTAAAATAACTTAAGAACCGGGGCGTGACAAACATGGCCAGAGTCGTCGTTGCATTCAACACCATCCCATGAACAACAGTTGCTTCTCTGAGGATCTACTTCTACGCAACCTTCGGATAAGCAAAGGGATCTTGGGAAGCGGACTTGTCTATGGTGAAACTAGCTTTGAATTGCAACAAGGCAGAGCGCTCATTGTCGTGGCAAAGTGTTTGGGTATGAGCAGAAGAAAAACAGCATGCAGCATTCATGAGCAACAAGAGTATAGAATAATGCACCGAAAAGAAGTCACACCAAGATGATCCAATTCCCTTTCCCATGAAGTAAATATTCTGTTTTCTTAGTATATGCGTATGTAGGTACAATGTTGCCAGAAACGCGGGACGTTCCGGTACGGGAACGCGGTACGGGTACGCGGTACGTTAGTCTTTAAGATACGCGGTAATCTAGGATATATTAGCTAATTTTAATTAAAACAAATTAATAAAAATAAGATTATAGAAACAAAATAAATTGAAACCCATACCATAAATTTACCATAAATTTATATACCAAAATATCGATCCCTTATTGATTCACTAGATAAATCACATAACTCATGAAAGACAAACAAGTAAATTAATAGATAAAATAATAAGAAAAACTGTATTTATTTAGTTTTTTAATTATTTTCTGGATAAAGATCAGTTTATATTGAGATGATCATGTCTTGATTTGATTATGTGGATCTTCACACCAACACCGGCATCAAAGAATCGAAGATCACGTTTCAAACAAGTCCAACAACCTCCACCTTCACGTTTCAATCAATTACCCGCAACTCCCATCTCCTCCTGCTAATTCTACACCTGCTCCTTGTGAATTTTGCACACAAATCCTCACTNNNNNNNNNNNNNNNNNNNNNNNNNNNNNNNNNNNNNNNNNNNNNNNNNNNNNNNNNNNNNNNNNNNNNNNNNNNNNNNNTATATATATATATATATATATATATATATATATATATATAGAAAAGGATGTGAGCATTTTTTTATTCACGGATGATACAATTGCCAATCATGCAGTGGTATGTAGAATGCACTATGGTCTGCCATGATTTCTTGCTAAATAGTTAATAAAGTGATATCGTCCTCTACCTTTTTCAAAAGGGCAGAAACCGGTTGAGCAAGTTTCCTCTCCTCTTCTATTTTTACTTCCGTTCTTATTTTTAATCTCTTCAAGAAAAATTTGAAAAATCTATCCTCTATTCATGAATTTGTTTATTTTGACATTTTGCAGCTAAAATCTATCCTCTATACTCGAAGGTAAACAGTAAATTTTCCAATATCATAATTTTGTTTCTTACTAGAGTACAATTGCTTGTTATCTGCAAAGAAACCAAAAAAGAATTGTTAGAGGAATAGAAACAATTGACAATCCTAAAAATTTTAGATCAACACTTGCTAAAGAAGATCTTAATTATTGAGATAATATTTATTTAGTTCAGAGAAAAATCTATAGAAAATATTAGGATTCTCAAAAAAACCCTCGAAGTATATCAATAACCTTTAGATTATCTAAGCATAGGATAAAATAGTGATTAATCTCAAGGAGATTTCACTATATTCGAAGAGATTTCTCTTTATTTGTTTTCTTATCTTGAGTAGATTTCCTTTCCTCGAGTAGATTACTCTGATAGATTTACTGGTATCAGAGCCTAGCCTTTAGCTGACGCTCAAAACGCTCAAAAGAAATCACAAGATGGGAACATGAATTGAACAAATACTAAAAAAGCTTGAATTTCTAGCACAACAAGTTGATGCGAGGCATCAAGAATATCTAGTAGAAATGTCTATACATATAGAATATCTAGAGAGAATTCTAAATATAGTCAATTAGTTGACTAAACTAGAAAGCAAAATAGACTATATTCAATCCCTCCTAGAAGAAAAAGAATAACTATTGGCAAAGATCAATAATAAGATAGAAGAGCTTAACCGGCAGCAGGTAAAAATCTTAGAATATGTTTAAAAGATGGTTAGAGAACATAAAAGGCTAAAAAATGAGAGTCAATCTAAGATAAATATCACAAAACTTCATAGATTCAAAACACTAAAAGTTCCTCAAGTAAATTCTTCACCAAGAACTTTCCTTTTTGAACCAACAATGAGTCTAAGAGTTTTTGGATCCTCAGAACCTCCAAAGCATAAAGATATAAGAGACATGAAGATGATGAGCATCTTTGGAAAGAAGAAAGGAGTATAACTGCTACAGTCCGAAGAATTTGAATACAATGAGATAGAAAGTAATGTCAGGAATTCAGCAATTCCGAAATTCAAATTAAACCAAATTTATGAAAGAGGAAATTTTGATTTGTTGGATAGCCATCAATTCAAAATTTTAGAGTTTACCACTCCAGCAACAATAGGAGAAACATATCTACTCTTAGTAACTCTTGAAGAGGTGGCTAAAGCTCGAAAAATAAATTATAAATTTATGCATATTGGAGCAGTCCAAGTAGACATAAAACTACTTTTTAGAGAATGATTAAATTGTTCAGTTCTATGTGTTTTACAAGACAATAGGCTGATAGATTTTCAGAAAAATTTGCTAGGAACACTTCAAGCATCTCTATGCAATCAAATTGCATTCTTCAACTGCTTCCCAAACTTTTCAACAAGCTGATCGAATGATGCTGCTCAGTGTTTAAAGCTGAGAGTCAAAACAAATGGCACATTTATGAAAAAAGGCATGCAAGAGCTTGCTATAGTTTATAGGATTTACTATAAACTAATGAGCACAATGGTAGAGCCAAGAACCAAGCTATCAAACATCCATGGCCTTACTACTGGATTTCTCACAAATCCAAAAAATCATTCAGAACAGATTCATAAGGTTGCTTGGGACGAAGTAACGGACGAAGTAACATTTCCATTAGTGGAAATTATCTAGCCTTAAAGAGAAGTCAGAAAGTGCGAGGGCGGCTATCTATGAAAAGAGGAGAACATGAGACATCAATCTCAAGTTCGAAGAAAATAGAAGGAGTGATGCAACCCTTGAAAGTCTAAAAAGTGACAACTCCAAATTACTTAGGAGATGCAATACTTCTAGAAAAGGAAGTACTTCTAGAAGTACCAAAATTGTGATAAATGAAGAATCTATTCCAGGAGTGGAAGAGGATTTAGAAGAACTTCATAACGAAATTAACATGTGCTAAAGTCAGAAAAACTTTACGAGCTCTATGATGGGGCAGAAAACTACAAAGATCCAACTCGTCTAGACCAACTAATCGAAGAAATAAAAAATTTTAGTTTTGAAAAAAGAAAGGACAAAGAAAAGTCTTTTCCTACCATGATGTCAAAATGGAAGAAGGAGAAAGCTTCTCAAGATATTCACAGACTACCATTATCAAAATTGGTAGAGATACAAAACTTTCTGAAAGAAAAAGGCTGGCAAGAAAAAAAGACGACAAAAACTCTCAAAGGTTTGTTGTAGAACTAAACATACCAAAAATGCCAATATCACAGCATGATAACTTGCACAACATATGGAAAGTTTGAGTCACAAGACCTAGAAACAGTCTATCAAGCTACTCTTACAGGAATGGCAAAAAAAAATTATCTTGCATGGAAAGAAACCCAAGGGGGTAGAGCATGGCTAGAAAGCATAAAAGATGACAAATCTCCAACAGCCTTTGCTACACCAATCTATGAGCAATTTTGTGGAGATATATCATTTATTGGTAATAAAGCTAGAGAAACAGCCAAAACCAACATATATGCTTTCAAGATATGCAACATGGCATATTTTAAAGGTACTTGAATGAGTTTCAAGATTACTACTGTACCATAAGAGATTTGGAGAATATAGATTTGATATATCTTCTATATAGCAAGCTCCCAGAGCCGTGGAGGACGCTGTAAAAGAAAGCATAGACGTCAAACCTTTAGAACGACTCTTAGTTGGTGGAGTAGCAGAGAGAATCAGAGAGTTGATGTGGAAACAGTGTAAAGCGAACATAAGAGCCAAAGCTGCCAATAAATAGCTCAAAGTAGGGCCGGGCATATAGCCCGAAACTAAAAAAAAATCGGTTGAACCGATCCGAACTGACCGGTGCGGGCTGGGCTTTTTTCCGGTGTCAATTTCTTTTTTAATGGGGCCGATCCTTATATTTTCCGGTCCGGTCCTGGGCCGTTAAGCTAATAAGTTTATAAGGCCCGAAAGCCCGACGAATATGCATATTGGTGATAATATAGAGATATATGTGAATTTGTACTGATATGTATTCAATACAGGTGTCATCAACTATCATCACTCATAATTCAATTATACTCATCATCACTCATCCGTCTCATACTCATTCTTTTCAAAAACAAAAAACAAAACCTCATGTCTCATTCCTCATAAAAAAAAAAAAACAGAACTCATCTGTCTCATCCTAACGCCAACCTACCTCTTTTGCCACTGTTGGTGCATCAAGGATTACAAGAACAAGAATACGTTTTTCCCATCATTCTTAGCATCTCTGTGTCTCAAGTTTCGAATGGGTATGAGTTTCTCTTGACGAACTCCAATTTTGTGTGTGTGTGTGTGTGGGAAAAGAAGAGAATTTTGAAACCCAGAAAAATCGAATCCCTCTATCAAATCACAACACTTTCCCAATTTTATTCAATCTCAATTCAAATTTCCATGTATATTTGTCAATCTCAATTTGAATTTTCATGTTTCTCTCAATTTCAATTCAATCCCTCACAACCATAGATCTTACCCAGTCATACACGATTCAAAATGACTATAGATTTCCAAATCTCCAACACTTGTTTCGGGTAGCTCTTTGTGATTTTTAGATCCT of the Fragaria vesca subsp. vesca linkage group LG6, FraVesHawaii_1.0, whole genome shotgun sequence genome contains:
- the LOC101291852 gene encoding receptor-like protein 12-like → MANFGSLVQNLTHIKQLHLSWVDISSTVPSTLVNASSLTSLVLGACNLEGQFPVGIFHLPNLQVLDLCSKEDLKGYFPDTFNKSSPLKLTQLTFLDIHSNNLQGETPRSLFELRNLEYIHLDSNNLSGSVVLDEFSKLEKLKGLSLSFKKLSVDFKTGFTAPELKELGLGSCNLTDFPEFLKYSSGLWQLDLSNNNLQDQIPKWLWNSTSETLLNLNLSHNCLTGFEGNPVILPWARLITLELNSNMLRGSLPVPASTLHIYSVSSNEYAGEIPATFYNTVNLTILDLSNNNLNGIIPQCFENFGVLQLLKLWNNSFHGDIPRMGSNTCSWLEGIDLSYNQLQRKLPRSIAHCPDLMFLNVGNNQISDTFPAWLGVLQQ